In the genome of Streptomyces sp. V2I9, one region contains:
- a CDS encoding YtxH domain-containing protein, whose protein sequence is MRYRLTFIAGVALGYVLGTRAGRERYEQLKKSARRFAENPAVRNAAETAAHSGRDLADKAYHSVGDKVGDHVPASVAERVRSLRDRSSRNGLEDDWGTTNT, encoded by the coding sequence ATGCGGTACCGGCTCACGTTCATCGCCGGAGTGGCCCTCGGTTACGTGCTCGGCACGCGAGCCGGGCGCGAGCGTTACGAGCAGTTGAAGAAGTCGGCCCGGCGGTTCGCGGAGAACCCCGCCGTCCGCAACGCCGCCGAGACCGCGGCGCACAGCGGGCGGGACCTCGCGGACAAGGCGTACCACTCGGTCGGGGACAAGGTCGGGGACCACGTGCCCGCCTCCGTCGCCGAGCGGGTCCGGTCGCTGCGGGACCGCAGCAGCCGGAACGGGCTGGAGGACGACTGGGGGACGACCAACACCTGA
- a CDS encoding FGGY family carbohydrate kinase: protein MGIVAGLDSSSAFTHIVVCDTDSGAVLREGYAAHPVEAKASEVDPQAWLLSLGEAAAGGLLEGVQAIGVSAQQHGLVPLDQQGNLVRPALLGNDRRAQVAAADLIDALGGRQAWAEAVGAVPSAAQPVAKLRWLTRTEPEHAQRVAAVLQPHDWLVWQLLGRPARRTTDRGAASGTGYWSAGSASYRPDLVELALGHSAALPEVLGPSDSAGMTPEGLLISAGTGETMAAAFGLGVSVGDAVVSLGASGSVMAVHHEALADPNGMITSFADATGMHLPVVHLSNAVRALRGTAEMLGLEGLEELSALALTSTPGASGLVLLPYLEGERTPQLPHTAGTLCGLRRESMKPEHLARASFEGMLCSLADALDVLRGRGVEVRRVFLLGAAAELPAVQALAPAVFGTQVVVPQPAQYAAIGAARQAAWALGVSQGSLDPRTPPAWQGAAARVLEPGEELAVGGAVRQQYRATREQIHPGAFGGVHPE, encoded by the coding sequence ATGGGCATAGTCGCGGGGCTGGACAGTTCGTCCGCTTTCACTCACATCGTCGTCTGCGACACGGACTCGGGCGCCGTGCTCCGGGAGGGGTACGCCGCCCACCCGGTCGAGGCCAAGGCCTCCGAGGTCGATCCGCAGGCGTGGCTGCTCTCGCTCGGCGAGGCGGCCGCCGGCGGGCTGCTCGAAGGCGTGCAGGCCATCGGCGTCTCCGCGCAGCAGCACGGGCTCGTACCGCTGGATCAGCAGGGCAACCTCGTACGGCCCGCGCTGCTCGGCAACGACCGGCGGGCGCAGGTGGCCGCCGCCGACCTCATCGACGCGCTCGGTGGGCGGCAGGCCTGGGCGGAGGCCGTCGGGGCCGTGCCGAGCGCCGCGCAGCCGGTGGCGAAGCTGCGCTGGCTGACGCGGACCGAGCCCGAGCACGCCCAGCGGGTGGCCGCCGTGCTCCAGCCGCACGACTGGCTCGTGTGGCAGTTGCTCGGCCGGCCCGCCCGGCGGACCACGGACCGGGGCGCGGCCTCGGGCACCGGGTACTGGTCGGCCGGGTCCGCCTCCTACCGCCCCGATCTGGTGGAGCTCGCCCTCGGGCACTCCGCCGCGCTGCCCGAGGTGCTCGGGCCCTCCGATTCCGCCGGGATGACGCCCGAGGGGCTGCTGATCTCCGCGGGCACCGGCGAGACCATGGCCGCCGCCTTCGGGCTCGGGGTCTCCGTGGGCGACGCGGTGGTGTCGCTGGGGGCCTCCGGTTCCGTGATGGCCGTGCACCACGAGGCGCTCGCCGATCCGAACGGGATGATCACCTCGTTCGCCGACGCCACCGGGATGCACCTGCCGGTCGTCCATCTCTCCAACGCCGTGCGCGCACTGCGCGGGACCGCCGAGATGCTGGGGCTGGAGGGGCTGGAGGAGCTGTCCGCGCTGGCGCTCACGTCGACGCCCGGCGCTTCGGGGCTCGTACTCCTGCCGTATCTGGAGGGCGAGCGCACCCCGCAGCTCCCGCACACCGCCGGCACGCTCTGCGGGCTGCGGCGCGAGTCGATGAAGCCGGAGCATCTGGCGCGGGCCTCGTTCGAGGGGATGCTGTGCTCCCTGGCCGACGCGTTGGACGTGCTGCGCGGGCGGGGGGTGGAGGTGCGGCGGGTGTTCCTGCTGGGGGCCGCCGCCGAGCTGCCCGCCGTGCAGGCGCTGGCTCCGGCGGTGTTCGGCACCCAGGTCGTCGTGCCGCAGCCCGCTCAGTACGCGGCGATCGGCGCGGCCCGGCAGGCGGCGTGGGCGCTCGGGGTCTCGCAGGGCTCGCTCGACCCGCGCACCCCCCCGGCCTGGCAGGGTGCGGCGGCCCGGGTGCTGGAGCCCGGCGAGGAGTTGGCGGTGGGCGGCGCGGTGCGCCAGCAGTACCGGGCGACCCGCGAGCAGATCCACCCCGGCGCGTTCGGCGGCGTCCACCCGGAGTGA
- a CDS encoding ABC transporter ATP-binding protein, with protein sequence MLIQLLRVHLGPYKKPIALLVLLQLLQTCATLYLPSLNADIIDNGVVTGDTGYILEFGGLMIAVSVLQILCNVGAVYYGARTASALGRDVRAAVFDRVQSFSARELGRFGAPSLITRTTNDVQQIQMLVLLAFTLMVSAPIMCVGGIIMALGQDVPLSAVLLAVVPVLGVSVGLIVKRMGPLFRTMQERLDGVNRVLREQITGNRVIRAFVRDGYEEERFRGANTELTDVSVATGRLMALMFPTVMTVVNLSSIAVVWFGAHRIDSGGMQIGALTAFLAYLMQIVMAVMMATFMFMMVPRAEVCAERVEEVLGTESSVVPPLAPVTELRLHGHLEVRGAEFRYPGAEEPVLRNVDLVARPGETTAVIGSTGSGKSTLLGLVPRLFDVTAGEVLVDGEDVRTLDPVLLAKTVSLVPQKPYLFSGTVATNLRYGNPDATDEELWHALEVAQAKEFVEALEHGLDAPIAQGGTNVSGGQRQRLAIARTLVQRPEIYLFDDSFSALDYATDAALRAALGRETAGATVVIVAQRVSTIRDADRILVLDEGRVVGSGTHHDLMDGNETYREIVLSQLTEAEAA encoded by the coding sequence GTGCTCATACAACTCCTGCGGGTCCATCTGGGCCCGTACAAGAAACCCATCGCGCTGCTGGTGCTCCTCCAGCTGCTCCAGACCTGCGCCACCCTGTATCTGCCCAGTCTGAACGCCGACATCATCGACAACGGTGTCGTCACGGGCGACACCGGTTACATCCTGGAGTTCGGCGGTCTCATGATCGCCGTCAGCGTGCTCCAGATCCTCTGCAACGTGGGGGCCGTGTACTACGGCGCCCGTACGGCCTCCGCGCTCGGGCGCGATGTGCGGGCCGCCGTCTTCGACCGGGTGCAGTCCTTCTCCGCGCGTGAGCTGGGGCGGTTCGGGGCTCCCTCGCTGATCACCCGGACCACCAACGACGTCCAGCAGATCCAGATGCTGGTGCTGCTGGCGTTCACCCTGATGGTGTCGGCCCCGATCATGTGCGTCGGCGGCATCATCATGGCGCTCGGGCAGGACGTGCCGCTCTCCGCGGTGCTGCTGGCGGTCGTGCCGGTGCTGGGGGTCTCGGTCGGTCTGATCGTGAAGCGGATGGGTCCCCTGTTCCGCACCATGCAGGAGCGGCTGGACGGCGTGAACCGGGTGCTGCGCGAGCAGATCACCGGCAACCGGGTCATCCGGGCCTTCGTCCGGGACGGGTACGAGGAGGAGCGGTTCCGGGGGGCGAACACCGAGCTGACCGATGTGTCGGTGGCGACCGGGCGGCTGATGGCGCTGATGTTCCCGACCGTGATGACGGTGGTGAACCTGTCGTCGATCGCGGTGGTGTGGTTCGGCGCGCACCGCATCGACAGCGGCGGGATGCAGATCGGCGCGCTGACCGCGTTCCTCGCCTATCTGATGCAGATCGTGATGGCCGTGATGATGGCCACCTTCATGTTCATGATGGTGCCGCGCGCCGAGGTGTGCGCCGAGCGTGTCGAGGAGGTCCTGGGGACCGAGTCGAGCGTCGTACCGCCGCTCGCGCCCGTCACCGAGCTGCGGCTCCACGGCCACCTGGAGGTGCGCGGGGCCGAGTTCCGCTACCCGGGTGCGGAGGAGCCGGTGCTGCGGAACGTGGACCTGGTGGCCCGGCCCGGCGAGACGACCGCGGTCATCGGGTCGACGGGCAGCGGGAAGTCCACGCTGCTCGGGCTCGTGCCCCGGCTGTTCGACGTCACGGCCGGCGAGGTGCTGGTCGACGGCGAGGACGTGCGGACGCTCGATCCGGTGCTGTTGGCGAAGACGGTGTCCCTGGTGCCGCAGAAGCCGTACCTGTTCTCGGGGACGGTGGCGACGAACCTGCGGTACGGGAATCCGGACGCCACCGACGAGGAGCTGTGGCACGCGCTGGAGGTGGCGCAGGCGAAGGAGTTCGTCGAGGCGCTGGAGCACGGGCTCGACGCGCCGATCGCGCAGGGCGGCACCAATGTGTCCGGCGGTCAGCGGCAGCGGCTCGCCATCGCGCGGACGCTGGTGCAGCGGCCGGAGATCTATCTGTTCGACGACTCGTTCTCGGCGCTGGACTACGCGACCGACGCCGCGCTGCGGGCGGCGCTGGGCCGGGAAACGGCCGGGGCGACCGTGGTGATCGTGGCGCAGCGGGTGTCCACCATCCGTGACGCGGACCGGATCCTGGTGCTGGACGAGGGCCGGGTCGTGGGGTCCGGGACCCATCACGATCTGATGGACGGCAATGAAACGTACCGGGAGATCGTGCTCTCCCAGCTGACGGAAGCGGAGGCCGCGTGA